The Euphorbia lathyris chromosome 2, ddEupLath1.1, whole genome shotgun sequence genome includes a window with the following:
- the LOC136217770 gene encoding fructose-bisphosphate aldolase-lysine N-methyltransferase, chloroplastic, translating to MATPFTLSSSTFSSPLKPFSSIKKSQHPHFKRPFFITSSLQSSTITAPPQLQTFWQWLTDQGVVSAKSPARPGVVLEGLGLIAQRDISKNEVVLEIPKKLWINPDAVSASEIGKVCSGIKPWISVALFLIREKLKEDSNWRPYLDILPETTNSTIYWSEEELKELEGSQLLSTTLGVKQFLQREFQKLEEEILNPHKKLFPSPITLDDFYWAYGLLRSRAFSRLRGQNLVLIPLADLINHSPAITTEDYAYEIKGGGIFSRELLFSLRSPIAVKAGEQVLIQYDLNKSNAELALDYGFIEPNTSRNTYTLTLQISETDPFLEDKLDIAETNGLGESADFDIVFGSPLPPTLLPYLRLVALGGTDAFLLESIFRNAIWGHLELPVSRANEELICRVVRDACKSALSGYPTTVEEDEKLGEADLSPRLEIAVGIRAGEKKVLQQIDGIFEQRESGLDEVEYYQERRLKDLGLVGEQGDIIFWES from the exons ATGGCAACACCCTTCACTCTCTCTTCTTCCACTTTCAGTTCCcctttaaaacctttttcttccATTAAGAAAAGCCAACATCCTCACTTCAAAAGACCCTTCTTTATAACCTCATCTCTCCAATCATCAACAATTACAGCTCCACCACAACTTCAAACCTTCTGGCAATGGCTAACTGACCAAGGCGTTGTGTCCGCCAAGTCCCCGGCGAGGCCAGGTGTGGTCCTCGAAGGTCTGGGGCTGATTGCACAGCGAGACATTTCGAAAAATGAAGTGGTTTTGGAGATCCCTAAAAAACTTTGGATAAATCCAGATGCAGTCTCGGCTTCTGAAATTGGGAAAGTGTGTAGTGGAATCAAGCCTTGGATATCTGTTGCACTTTTCTTGATCAGAGAGAAGCTAAAAGAGGATTCTAATTGGCGGCCTTATTTGGATATACTTCCTGAAACTACGAATTCCACTATATATTG GTCAGAAGAGGAGCTCAAGGAGCTTGAAG GATCCCAGCTGTTGAGCACAACTTTGGGTGTAAAACAATTTTTGCAGCGGGAATTTCAAAAACTAGAAGAGGAAATTCTTAACCCTCATAAAAAGCTCTTTCCTTCACCTATAACATTGGATGACTTCTATTGGGCATATGGGCTGCTAAGGTCAAGAGCATTTTCTCGTCTTCGTGGACAAAATCTCGTTCTGATTCCCCTTGCAGACTTG ATCAACCACAGCCCTGCTATAACAACAGAAGATTATGCATATGAGATTAAGGGAGGAGGTATTTTTTCCAGAGAGCTTCTATTTTCTCTCCGGTCGCCAATTGCTGTCAAAGCTGGTGAGCAG GTTCTCATCCAATATGATTTGAACAAGAGCAATGCCGAGTTGGCTCTAGACTATGGCTTTATAGAACCAAACACATCCCGGAATACATATACCTTGACGCTTCAGATATCCGAGACGGACCCATTTTTGGAAGACAAGCTGGACATTGCTGAAACTAATGGGTTGGGTGAGAGTGCAGATTTTGATATTGTTTTTGGGAGTCCTCTTCCACCAACATTGCTTCCATATTTACGGCTGGTAGCACTTGGGGGTACTGATGCTTTCCTCCTAGAATCTATTTTCAGAAATGCAATTTGGGGCCACCTTGAATTGCCTGTAAGTCGTGCTAATGAAGAGCTCATATGCCGTGTGGTCCGAGATGCCTGTAAATCTGCTCTTTCAGGATATCCTACCACTGTCGAAGAG GATGAGAAGTTAGGAGAGGCAGATCTTAGCCCCCGACTTGAGATTGCAGTGGGAATAAGAGCAGGAGAAAAGAAGGTACTGCAGCAAATTGATGGGATATTCGAGCAGAGGGAGTCGGGATTGGATGAAGTAGAATATTACCAAGAAAGAAGGCTGAAAGATCTTGGTCTAGTTGGGGAGCAAGGAGATATCATCTTTTGGGAGTCCTAA